One window of the Leishmania infantum JPCM5 genome chromosome 28 genome contains the following:
- a CDS encoding putative protein kinase translates to MNNYVLNDEIGQGAFSTIYKGRYRTTTEFYAIASIDKKRRERVVNCVQLLRSMHHSNVIEFHNWYETNNHLWIITEYCTGGDMSTILRSNINLTTQAVQAFGRDVAMGLMHIHSKGVVYNDLQTRNLLMDSAAMLRFHDFSLACLFHDAATRPLVGTPLYMAPELFMEDRPLYSMASDLWSFGCVLHELATGKPPFAASDLETLLNDILTSPTPTVPGAPESFQTLLCGLLEKDPLKRYTWADVVRSEFWDEPLPLPSNGFPSQVAWEDYRRSRSGRAASQYNWTDADVRAAVAHAVAAAKSNASTHNVEERERAAATLNVAKELDFTASAAMLLERLPERTQERAAHTTIHVTTAHGSLVPGCPSTASAASNTFNANGSSSSAVASSRRSRLSESKNSGGDPQRHRVSKGRGAASSRASGSAAIAYEGGRTAYATNSGAKEDRPTEANLHLFASEALRHLTISDLLPHHTDQHIRPLSNNSRIEYTPEPSYDISTLGFTALTAAEINSLTGKEHTAFFRSLYLALSNLSSGYDNVLNTMNYVISLCGDAEVARASVNSSVMRLCVKHAGRKDAPAGFRAAAALIMGLLVRTTAFITSEVASSSILPDIMQLFEDETDVPVKRKLIACIGEFLFYIAVQQKRQRAMWNVQPATVKRIYTWALDSDDDVLKHYAAKMIENMASTPQKEMTLELFADPVFVEKLLAVFALPSVEGRSEDMRSDAVCAAFKLAMVKDELILAVMQCRWLPVTSYATVMQRSTLTHPMQILLTFLNYAIVKGLVTLQSPFARLWSQASFDSHSSGGCGSGRRGCALTSSLSVEDAEEVVGNALFVSEDLLEHLSEAIEQASVAVYGKTLLFVMLIGCVGGSTICQILNSRIVAFLDRLVRDADSYVKRCGAALSAFLGWFVSEKLASIARRVSSTSTATHLAAIQQLLNSSAVRSGIDFQKDVFQSLSTCIDKAMNNTIYGTYRDEFNRIADRFVESPEEVLRYQENICLYLATSYAEMLRRKEASGRFTAIRFLTSAMVPISAEVTATRKESSGATSAARQVLNAVAPNVASLLQETSPIPTNTMRLLVTCGEMAQSKLSGLVSEQLLGHIMDYVNGSGDGGDMYYPLSFIHLCLLVSQRVDIFNYVVRQGLCALALETLASAATGRNEPLVEMCCNLLAVVVRRVAGDSSSRVTAQCASCVQADSISSVLLPICADTANSIALMESAASVIEDFARLSSTARNDLTSASAIAMWAGALSNALLSSARRAVAVSLLTALSTSCESTSRDVLEELKCDSRVMSVLANAADCTHMRLVASEANKILKKLS, encoded by the coding sequence ATGAACAACTATGTACTTAATGACGAGATCGGCCAAGGTGCCTTCAGCACCATTTACAAGGGCCGCTatcgcaccaccaccgagTTCTACGCGATTGCCTCCATCGACAAGAAGCGACGGGAGCGCGTCGTGAACTGCGTTCAGCTGTTACGCTCAATGCACCATTCAAACGTCATAGAGTTCCACAACTGGTATGAGACCAACAATCACTTGTGGATCATTACAGAGTACTGCACCGGCGGAGACATGAGCACGATCCTCCGCTCGAACATTAATCTCACCACTCAGGCGGTCCAGGCATTTGGCCGTGATGTGGCGATGGGCCTCATGCATATCCACAGTAAGGGTGTCGTGTATAACGACTTGCAGACTCGTAATCTGCTGATGGACTCCGCAGCAATGCTGCGCTTCCACGACTTTAGCTTAGCCTGTCTCTTCCAcgacgcggcgacgcggccgctggTGGGGACGCCACTGTACATGGCCCCCGAGTTGTTCATGGAGGATCGCCCGTTGTACTCGATGGCATCAGACCTGTGGTCCTTCGGTTGCGTGCTGCACGAGCTGGCGACAGGCAAGCCGCCTTTTGCAGCATCCGACCTCGAGACGCTACTGAACGACATACTGACGAGTCCGACGCCAACGGTGCCCGGTGCGCCGGAGTCTTTTCAAACGCTCTTGTGCGGCCTTCTGGAAAAAGACCCTTTGAAGCGCTACACGTGGGCCGATGTCGTGCGCAGCGAGTTCTGGGATGAgcccttgccgctgccgagcaaCGGCTTTCCATCTCAGGTGGCGTGGGAGGACTACAGGCGTTCGCGTTCTGGACGCGCCGCGAGTCAGTATAATTGGACGGACGCCGATGTGcgcgcggcagtggcgcacgccgtggcggcagcgaaaTCAAATGCTTCCACGCACAatgtggaggagagggagcgagcggcggcgacgttgAACGTCGCAAAGGAGCTGGACTTCACCGCAAgcgcggcgatgctgctggaACGGCTACCTGAGCGGACACAGGAGCGtgccgcacacacaacaaTCCATGTCACCACCGCGCACGGCAGCCTGGTGCCCGGCTGCCCATCCACGGCCTCAGCGGCGTCGAATACCTTCAACGCCAACGGCTCTTCCTCAAGTGCCGTTGCGTCCTCTCGCCGCAGTCGTCTCAGCGAATCAAAAAACAGTGGCGGTGACCCACAAAGGCACCGCGTGAGCAAGGGACGCGGCGCGGCAAGCAGCCGAGCGTCTGGTAGCGCCGCCATAGCGTACGAAGGCGGACGCACCGCGTACGCGACCAACTCCGGCGCCAAGGAGGACCGCCCGACCGAGGCGAACTTGCATCTCTTcgcgagcgaggcgctgcgtcaCCTCACAATCAGCGacctcctcccccatcaTACGGATCAGCACATTCGTCCTCTGAGCAACAATAGCCGCATCGAGTACACGCCCGAGCCGTCGTACGACATCTCCACTCTAGGCTTtacggcgctgacggcggcggagatCAACAGCTTGACGGGTAAGGAACACACCGCGTTTTTCCGCTCGCTCTACCTGGCCCTCTCCAACTTGAGCAGCGGTTACGATAATGTACTCAACACCATGAACTACGTCATTTCGCTCTGCGGTGACGCGGAGGTGGCACGCGCCTCGGTTAACAGCTCCGTGATGCGGCTGTGTGTGAAGCACGCGGGCCGCAAGGATGCGCCGGCGGGCtttcgcgcagcggcagcgctcatTATGGGGCTTTTGGTGCGCACAACGGCCTTTATCACGTCGGAAGTGGCCTCGTCGTCTATCCTGCCAGACATTATGCAGTTGTTTGAAGACGAAACAGATGTGCCTGTGAAGCGCAAGCTGATCGCATGCATCGGTGAGTTTCTTTTCTACATCGCCGTCCAGCAGAAGAGGCAGCGCGCCATGTGGAACGTGCAGCCGGCCACGGTGAAGCGCATCTACACCTGGGCGTTGGActccgacgacgacgtgcTGAAGCATTATGCGGCAAAGATGATCGAGAACATGGCATCCACTCCGCAGAAGGAGATGACGCTGGAGCTTTTTGCCGACCCCGTCTTtgtggagaagctgctggcCGTGTTCGCGCTTCCGTCGGTGGAGGGTCGGAGCGAGGACATGCGCTCCGATGCAGTGTGCGCGGCGTTCAAGCTCGCCATGGTGAAGGACGAGCTGATCCTCGCTGTCATGCAGTGCAGGTGGCTGCCGGTGACGTCGTACGCGACCGTGATGCAGCGATCCACTCTCACGCACCCGATGCAGATCTTGCTAACGTTCCTTAACTACGCCATTGTAAAGGGGTTGGTGACGCTACAAAGCCCGTTTGCTCGATTGTGGTCGCAGGCCTCTTTTGActcgcacagcagcggcggctgcggcagtggccgccGAGGCTGTGCCTTGACGTCCTCGCTCAGCGTTGAGGATGCGGAGGAGGTTGTCGGCAACGCGTTATTCGTGAGTGAGGACTTGCTTGAGCACCTGAGCGAGGCGATCGAGCAGGCGTCAGTCGCTGTCTACGGCAAAACGCTGCTCTTTGTGATGCTTAtcggctgcgtcggcggGAGCACCATCTGCCAAATCCTCAACAGCCGCATCGTCGCCTTCCTCGATCGCCTCGTTCGCGACGCGGACTCGTACGTGAagcgctgtggcgcagcCTTGTCGGCCTTCCTTGGCTGGTTCGTGTCTGAGAAGCTCGCGAGCATTGCGCGCCGAGTGTCTTCGacctcgacggcgacgcacctcgccgccattcagcagctgctgaacagctccgccgtgcgcagcggcatcgactTTCAAAAGGATGTCTTCCAGAGCCTCTCGACCTGCATTGACAAGGCCATGAACAACACGATCTACGGCACCTACCGGGACGAATTCAACCGCATCGCCGACCGCTTTGTCGAGAGCCccgaggaggtgctgcggtaTCAAGAGAACATATGCCTGTACCTCGCCACTTCCTACGCAGAAATGCTGCGACGCAAGGAGGCGAGCGGCCGCTTCACTGCTATTCGTTTCTTGACGTCTGCCATGGTGCCCATCTCTGCCgaggtgacggcgacgcgcaaGGAAAGCAGTGGCGCCACGTCGGCCGCGCGCCAGGTGCTGaacgcggtggcgccgaatgttgcctctctcttgcaAGAGACAAGCCCGATCCCCACGAACACAATGCGGCTTCTCGTGACGTGCGGCGAGATGGCTCAGAGCAAACTCTCCGGCCTCGTATCTGAGCAGCTATTGGGCCACATAATGGACTACGTGAATGGAAGCGGGGATGGCGGCGACATGTACTATCCGCTCTCTTTTATCCAcctctgcctgctggtgAGCCAGCGGGTAGATATCTTCAACTACGTCGTGCGCCAGGGACTGTGCGCGCTGGCCCTTGAGACGCTCGCGTCCGCCGCCACGGGCAGGAATGAGCCGCTGGTGGAAATGTGTTGCAATCTcttggcggtggtggtgcgccgcgtggcgGGGGACTCGTCATCACGGGTGACGGCACAGTGCGCCAGCTGTGTGCAGGCGGACTCCATCAGCTCTGTCTTGCTGCCCATTTGCGCAGACACAGCCAACAGTATTGCTCTGATGGAGTCCGCCGCTTCCGTGATAGAGGACTTTGCCCGTCTTTCGTCAACGGCCCGCAATGACCTCACCTCGGCATCCGCAATCGCGATGTGGGCAGGGGCCTTGTCCAATGCGCTTCTGTCATCGGCGAGGCGTGCCGTAGCCGTGAGCCTGCTGACAGCTCTGTCCACGTCGTGCGAGTCCACCTCGCGCGACGTGCTCGAGGAACTCAAGTGCGATTCGCGCGTCATGTCAGTGCTggccaacgccgccgactgcacgcacatgcgcctcGTCGCCAGCGAGGCGAACAAGATTCTGAAGAAACTCTCCTAG